A part of Dermacentor variabilis isolate Ectoservices chromosome 10, ASM5094787v1, whole genome shotgun sequence genomic DNA contains:
- the LOC142559767 gene encoding uncharacterized protein LOC142559767: MAYVLRRPRCFSCFLLLLVLVLATPLCRGSEAMGDCSGRFHVEDSTVKLYVQQFLNSTRSLVECRYIFEAPRDSGLLVFANDIRAVHDSDIPGCPVTIYNNANASGEPVVSLCEHYATMTIPVPSSVALVVYKPQFNGTPYTLTLDLQVTLTGGTNLRACGDSYINALSIVPMQYSVGFRADAGSGDTSDFCDLNVTSKDSDETLGTNCVLTSDGVCNYEVLVNNGSAAESAGSVDLDVFGGSATVRLHPAGITGVLVSTLPAGFVPLTSLQPPPAVSPPEETVTASSGATNGADVNETSTEGPAGSLVSLDTDLAMNETEAPMLNVSDYNTTTGVDAANTSTTGGNDDTNNDDDDGNVIHVIIIDDTPTTFWRRTTHWFSETWTTMYYTVTFTYRSFETWVWSWF; encoded by the coding sequence ATGGCTTACGTGCTCAGGCGTCCTCGGTGCTTCTCGTGCTTTTTGCTACTCCTAGTCCTAGTTCTTGCTACACCGCTGTGTCGTGGATCTGAAGCGATGGGTGACTGTTCGGGACGCTTCCATGTAGAAGATTCGACCGTCAAGCTCTACGTCCAACAGTTCCTCAACTCCACCCGCAGCCTCGTTGAATGCCGCTACATCTTCGAGGCACCACGGGACTCGGGCTTGCTAGTCTTTGCGAATGACATCAGAGCCGTACACGACTCCGATATACCAGGGTGCCCCGTTACCATCTACAACAATGCCAATGCATCCGGAGAGCCTGTCGTTTCTTTGTGTGAGCACTACGCTACCATGACAATTCCTGTGCCTTCTTCCGTAGCCTTGGTAGTCTACAAGCCGCAGTTCAATGGCACACCGTACACCCTAACACTGGACTTGCAGGTTACTCTGACCGGAGGAACCAACCTTCGCGCATGCGGCGACTCCTATATTAACGCGCTGTCCATCGTACCGATGCAATACTCGGTGGGTTTTAGAGCCGACGCTGGCTCGGGCGACACGTCTGATTTCTGCGACCTCAACGTGACGAGCAAGGACAGTGACGAAACCTTGGGCACCAACTGCGTGCTCACCAGTGACGGCGTCTGCAACTACGAGGTTCTTGTGAACAACGGAAGCGCGGCGGAATCCGCAGGCTCGGTTGACCTAGACGTCTTTGGCGGATCGGCCACGGTCAGGCTTCACCCGGCCGGCATCACCGGTGTCCTGGTCTCCACTCTTCCGGCGGGATTCGTACCCCTGACCTCCCTACAGCCGCCACCCGCAGTGTCGCCGCCGGAAGAAACAGTTACAGCGTCTTCTGGCGCAACGAACGGCGCTGACGTGAACGAGACTTCCACAGAAGGACCGGCTGGTTCTCTTGTGAGCTTGGACACTGACTTGGCAATGAACGAGACGGAGGCACCGATGTTGAACGTCAGCGACTACAACACGACCACAGGTGTCGATGCCGCAAATACGAGCACTACTGGGGGCAATGATGATACTAAtaacgacgacgatgacggcaATGTCATACATGTCATCATAATCGACGACACTCCGACAACGTTCTGGCGTAGAACAACTCATTGGTTCAGCGAAACGTGGACCACCATGTATTATACGGTTACGTTTACCTACAGGAGTTTTGAGACATGGGTTTGGAGCTGGTTCTGA